The following coding sequences lie in one Rhizobium binae genomic window:
- a CDS encoding amidase produces MSDLELCYLPATEALAAFRNGSLSPVELLKAQLARIAEIGSDINAFSFLYADEAIAAAREAERRYRSGEQVRPLEGIPVAIKDESLIAGKITTFGSLIFREEVASVTSPVNEHLINAGAVIIGRTTTPEFSCAGFTHSRLWGVTRNPWNREFTTGGSSGGSAAALAAGFTTLASGSDIGGSIRIPASACGLVGYKPPYGRNADLAPFGFDFYNHPGPLARTVADCILMQNVMSGPHPLDVVSLRPKIEIANQPADLKSKRIAYSIDLGFKQVSEDVRKNTLDAIGRLRDMGAEVVEVDLGWTLSAEEAARDYLASIFGTWVAQYLDTHGDELSGYTRSFAQSARTKGMREYLRSLEVAGEMYGTFGPMMENFDAFICPTLALPAVSADFEPSNGLQINGQDVEPMLGWLMTHPFNTLSRCPVVSVPSGRAPSGVPTGIQIVGKTYCDQDVLSIALAYEAEIGAWYGSNERRPILG; encoded by the coding sequence ATGAGCGATTTGGAACTCTGTTATTTGCCGGCCACCGAAGCCCTCGCCGCCTTTCGAAACGGAAGTTTGTCACCCGTCGAGCTTCTGAAGGCACAGTTGGCGCGCATTGCTGAGATCGGCTCTGACATTAACGCGTTTTCATTCCTCTATGCGGACGAGGCCATTGCCGCGGCAAGAGAGGCTGAGCGGCGATACCGCAGCGGCGAACAGGTGCGGCCACTGGAGGGTATTCCGGTGGCCATCAAAGATGAGAGCCTGATTGCCGGCAAGATCACGACATTTGGTTCGTTGATCTTCAGAGAGGAGGTCGCTTCTGTCACATCACCGGTGAACGAGCATCTGATCAACGCCGGGGCGGTCATCATTGGCCGAACCACAACACCTGAGTTTTCATGCGCCGGCTTTACTCATTCGCGCCTGTGGGGCGTTACACGCAATCCCTGGAACCGTGAGTTCACCACCGGCGGCTCCTCCGGCGGTTCCGCGGCGGCGCTGGCAGCGGGGTTCACGACGCTCGCTTCCGGTTCAGACATCGGTGGATCTATTCGCATTCCTGCGTCGGCTTGCGGATTGGTCGGCTACAAGCCGCCCTATGGCCGGAATGCCGATCTTGCTCCCTTCGGCTTCGATTTTTACAACCATCCCGGCCCGCTTGCTCGCACCGTTGCCGACTGCATCCTGATGCAAAACGTTATGAGTGGGCCTCACCCCCTCGACGTGGTCTCTCTCCGGCCGAAAATCGAAATAGCGAACCAACCTGCAGACCTGAAATCGAAGCGGATCGCCTACTCTATCGATCTCGGCTTCAAACAGGTGAGCGAGGATGTGCGGAAGAATACCCTAGACGCAATTGGCCGTCTCAGAGACATGGGCGCCGAAGTCGTCGAGGTCGATCTCGGCTGGACCCTCAGCGCGGAGGAAGCGGCGCGAGATTATCTCGCGTCAATCTTCGGGACATGGGTCGCGCAATATCTCGACACGCATGGCGACGAGCTAAGTGGCTATACCCGCTCCTTCGCCCAAAGTGCTCGTACTAAGGGAATGAGAGAGTACCTGAGATCTCTCGAAGTCGCCGGCGAGATGTACGGGACTTTCGGCCCGATGATGGAGAACTTTGACGCCTTCATTTGCCCAACCCTGGCGCTCCCGGCCGTCAGCGCGGATTTCGAGCCTTCGAACGGACTTCAGATCAACGGTCAGGATGTCGAGCCGATGCTCGGATGGTTGATGACCCATCCCTTCAACACGCTCAGCCGTTGCCCGGTCGTCAGCGTGCCCTCGGGGCGCGCTCCAAGCGGAGTGCCCACGGGAATTCAGATCGTTGGCAAGACCTATTGCGATCAGGACGTATTGAGCATCGCGCTTGCTTATGAAGCCGAAATCGGAGCATGGTACGGGAGCAACGAGCGACGTCCGATACTTGGCTAG
- a CDS encoding aldehyde dehydrogenase family protein, translating into MQSDNALKFYIDGRWVMPSGSDRMDVINPANEHPFMQIAIGTTEDADLAVQAAYEAFPTFSQTSKSERLELLRNVLRCYNDRYEDIAQAVSTELGAPLKFSREAQAWAGQIHLESTIAALEAFSFDEHNGSSMITWESIGVCALITPWNWPLNQIVCKVAPALAAGCTVVLKPSELAPLSAMIFAEVLEKAGTPRGVFNLINGTGPVVGQYLAGHPRVDMVSFTGSTRAGIIVAKTAADTVKRVAQELGGKSANIVLADADLEDAVIKGVEACFSNSGQSCDAPTRLLVPAERHAEALEIAKRAAAATRVGDPLSENTDMGPVISQQQFDKIQGLIGVGVEEGAILVAGGLGKPEGLDVGYYARPTIFGGVTPEMTIAREEIFGPVLSIIPYDTEADAVRIANDSIYGLAAYVQGGDLERARAVARKLRAGSVYVNYAPWDTHAPFGGYKQSGNGREYSHWGIRDFMEVKGIVGWGT; encoded by the coding sequence ATGCAGTCCGACAACGCACTGAAATTCTATATCGACGGTCGATGGGTAATGCCGAGCGGCTCTGACCGAATGGACGTGATCAATCCTGCAAACGAACATCCGTTCATGCAGATCGCGATCGGCACCACCGAAGACGCCGACTTGGCCGTGCAAGCGGCCTATGAGGCCTTCCCGACCTTCTCGCAGACAAGCAAGAGCGAGAGGTTGGAACTCCTGCGCAATGTTCTACGATGCTACAATGATCGCTACGAAGATATCGCGCAGGCCGTCAGCACCGAACTCGGTGCACCTTTGAAATTTTCCCGCGAGGCGCAAGCCTGGGCGGGACAGATTCATCTGGAATCGACAATCGCGGCTCTTGAAGCATTCAGCTTTGACGAGCACAACGGAAGCTCGATGATCACTTGGGAGTCTATCGGCGTTTGCGCGCTTATCACGCCGTGGAATTGGCCGCTAAACCAAATCGTCTGCAAAGTTGCGCCGGCTCTTGCAGCGGGCTGTACAGTCGTGCTGAAGCCATCCGAGTTGGCGCCTCTCAGCGCGATGATCTTCGCGGAAGTGCTTGAAAAAGCCGGAACACCCAGAGGTGTGTTCAACCTGATCAATGGCACTGGCCCTGTGGTCGGACAGTATCTCGCCGGTCATCCGCGGGTCGACATGGTGTCCTTCACGGGATCGACCCGCGCGGGCATCATTGTCGCCAAGACTGCTGCTGATACGGTCAAGCGTGTGGCTCAGGAACTGGGCGGAAAGTCGGCCAATATCGTGCTGGCCGACGCTGACCTCGAAGATGCGGTGATCAAGGGCGTCGAAGCGTGTTTCAGCAATTCGGGCCAATCCTGCGACGCTCCGACTCGCCTTCTGGTCCCGGCCGAGCGCCATGCAGAGGCGCTTGAGATCGCAAAACGGGCCGCGGCCGCCACGCGAGTCGGAGATCCCCTATCTGAAAATACCGATATGGGGCCCGTGATCAGCCAGCAGCAATTCGACAAGATTCAGGGGTTAATTGGTGTCGGCGTAGAAGAAGGCGCCATTCTGGTTGCAGGCGGACTGGGTAAGCCGGAGGGGCTGGATGTTGGCTATTACGCAAGGCCTACGATCTTTGGCGGTGTGACGCCGGAGATGACGATTGCCCGAGAGGAAATTTTTGGTCCGGTCCTCTCGATCATTCCCTATGACACGGAGGCGGACGCAGTACGGATTGCAAACGACTCGATCTATGGTCTGGCCGCGTACGTGCAGGGAGGCGATCTGGAAAGGGCGAGAGCTGTCGCCCGGAAACTGCGGGCCGGGTCCGTCTACGTCAACTACGCGCCGTGGGATACACATGCGCCGTTCGGTGGATACAAACAGTCCGGGAATGGCCGCGAGTACAGCCATTGGGGAATCCGCGACTTTATGGAGGTCAAGGGGATAGTAGGCTGGGGGACGTGA
- a CDS encoding ABC transporter ATP-binding protein produces MTGEITPGVAIRLDKVTKTYGSGNGIVAAVKSTTLDIFKNEFFTLLGPSGCGKTTLLRLIGGFEYPTAGTILLDGEDIASVPPFQRPINTVFQNYALFPHMTVAENIGFGLRMLKRPRHEIAARVDEMLKLVRLENLSGRRTGQISGGQQQRVALARALASEPKVLLLDESLSALDYKLRKEMQMELKALQAATGITFIFVTHDQEEALTMSDRVAVLSSGEIMQVGTPHEVYNRPANRFVANFVGETNFLQGRGLGPDACGTMIDLQGIGAVAIPMKDAVLDGTLVNIVVRPEHLRIFPLSQEPASQLTGSVKTVSFCGPETQYTVELSNGAGLLLVRKYNTPNENRPIAIGDEVFVKFTPNTAQVLPG; encoded by the coding sequence ATGACAGGTGAGATTACACCGGGGGTCGCTATTCGACTGGACAAGGTAACCAAGACCTACGGTTCTGGGAATGGCATCGTCGCAGCGGTCAAGAGCACGACGCTTGACATCTTCAAGAATGAGTTTTTCACGTTGCTCGGCCCGTCGGGTTGCGGAAAAACCACTCTGTTGCGGCTGATAGGCGGCTTCGAATATCCGACAGCCGGCACCATCCTTCTCGATGGCGAGGATATTGCGTCGGTACCGCCGTTCCAACGTCCCATCAACACCGTCTTCCAGAATTACGCGCTTTTCCCACACATGACGGTCGCGGAAAATATCGGCTTTGGCCTGAGAATGCTCAAACGGCCCCGCCATGAAATCGCTGCCCGCGTTGATGAAATGTTGAAACTGGTGCGACTGGAAAATCTGTCCGGTCGGCGGACGGGACAGATATCGGGTGGTCAACAGCAGCGGGTCGCGCTGGCGCGCGCGCTCGCATCCGAGCCGAAGGTTTTGCTTCTCGACGAGTCACTTTCGGCGTTGGATTACAAGCTTCGCAAGGAAATGCAGATGGAGCTCAAAGCGCTCCAGGCAGCGACGGGCATCACCTTCATTTTCGTAACCCATGATCAGGAGGAGGCCTTGACGATGTCTGATCGTGTCGCGGTGCTGTCCTCAGGTGAAATAATGCAGGTCGGAACCCCGCACGAAGTCTACAACAGGCCGGCAAATCGTTTCGTGGCGAATTTTGTCGGTGAAACGAACTTCCTCCAGGGAAGAGGGCTCGGCCCGGACGCTTGCGGGACGATGATCGATCTTCAGGGGATCGGCGCCGTCGCCATTCCAATGAAAGACGCGGTTCTCGACGGTACCCTGGTAAACATCGTCGTCCGGCCCGAGCATTTGCGAATTTTTCCGTTGTCCCAGGAACCGGCGAGCCAACTTACAGGGTCTGTGAAGACGGTAAGTTTCTGCGGTCCCGAGACGCAGTACACTGTCGAACTGAGCAATGGCGCGGGTCTTCTGTTGGTCCGCAAATATAACACGCCGAACGAAAATCGGCCCATTGCCATCGGGGATGAGGTTTTTGTGAAGTTCACACCGAACACCGCCCAGGTGTTGCCCGGCTGA
- a CDS encoding helix-turn-helix domain-containing protein, with protein sequence MYFETTFHDAVEQETSLPGWRQEYRQVSTGGYDGRTAAILLPGVEILRETISVGTEQAFSAPEGSVIFYYYPKLDESELARGEKTLGLSGFALNWTNRIGFMDAGSDLLMLVLRRDAICDEDHSSKAHLVEAPLEHAAFLADWLLSLLQAASQQSYPYARKNVDDVLADVITDRFEFLFQKSVVRETPQIAEAERIYKRIRDRIFDAPDRPHTVRSLSRDLGVSAFNLRASCQSFSQIPLDKMLTLLRLNGARRDLLHARCAPRKVSDIAMDWGFFHWSRFAFRYRSLFGEAPSETLRG encoded by the coding sequence GTGTATTTTGAGACCACCTTCCATGACGCGGTGGAGCAGGAAACGTCCTTGCCGGGCTGGCGGCAAGAGTACCGACAAGTATCCACCGGCGGTTATGACGGTCGAACGGCTGCCATCCTGCTCCCCGGTGTGGAGATCTTGCGCGAGACCATCAGTGTCGGCACAGAGCAAGCGTTTTCCGCGCCCGAAGGAAGCGTGATCTTCTATTACTACCCGAAACTCGATGAAAGTGAGTTGGCTCGCGGCGAGAAAACGCTCGGCCTCTCGGGCTTCGCTCTCAATTGGACCAATCGCATCGGCTTCATGGATGCTGGTAGTGATTTGCTGATGCTCGTTCTGAGGCGCGACGCCATATGCGATGAAGACCACAGTAGCAAAGCGCACCTTGTCGAAGCTCCATTGGAACATGCGGCATTTCTCGCAGATTGGCTGTTATCGCTGCTCCAAGCGGCGAGCCAACAATCATATCCTTACGCCAGGAAAAACGTCGATGACGTGCTCGCGGACGTCATCACGGATCGTTTCGAGTTTCTTTTCCAGAAAAGCGTCGTTCGCGAAACACCTCAAATAGCCGAGGCCGAAAGAATCTATAAGAGAATTCGCGATAGGATTTTCGATGCGCCGGACAGGCCGCACACGGTGAGATCGCTATCGCGTGACCTCGGTGTGTCGGCCTTCAATCTCAGGGCTTCCTGTCAGAGCTTCTCGCAGATACCTCTCGACAAAATGCTGACCTTGCTCCGGCTTAACGGCGCGCGTCGCGACTTGCTGCACGCCCGTTGCGCGCCGCGGAAAGTTTCGGACATCGCCATGGACTGGGGCTTTTTTCACTGGAGCCGCTTTGCATTCCGTTATAGGTCGCTTTTCGGCGAGGCGCCGTCTGAAACGCTGAGGGGTTAG
- a CDS encoding ABC transporter permease, whose product MAKNFPVTHQRGFSAVAVTTFIFLYAPLAVALVLAFNAGTSAAKWEGFSLRWFQSAANNQQVIAASILSLKLAAISAVLATAVATFAALAMTRGPKFRGWTVTYGIISVPLMVPEIVTAVALLVVSATFRGWTGYTGLAYLIVAHTAFCVPFAYLPIRARLQTMDISLERAAGDLYASPWNAFRFVTMPLLFPGVLAGFILAFVTSLDDVVITEFVKTAGQDTLPTYMLGQVRRTITPEVNAIAAAFFVISLALVICIYAVNQRTKIN is encoded by the coding sequence ATGGCTAAAAATTTCCCCGTGACCCATCAGCGTGGCTTCAGTGCCGTTGCCGTCACCACGTTCATTTTTCTATACGCACCATTGGCCGTGGCCCTCGTTCTTGCTTTCAACGCCGGGACCAGTGCGGCGAAATGGGAAGGCTTCTCGCTTCGTTGGTTTCAAAGCGCTGCAAACAATCAACAAGTAATCGCAGCTTCTATTCTGTCGCTGAAACTTGCTGCAATATCCGCCGTATTGGCAACAGCGGTGGCCACGTTTGCTGCATTGGCGATGACGCGGGGACCAAAGTTCCGAGGGTGGACGGTCACCTACGGCATAATCTCGGTCCCGTTGATGGTGCCAGAGATTGTAACCGCCGTGGCGCTCCTGGTTGTGAGCGCGACATTTCGAGGCTGGACCGGCTATACTGGCCTGGCCTATCTGATCGTAGCGCATACGGCGTTCTGCGTGCCGTTTGCCTATCTTCCGATCCGCGCTCGCCTTCAAACGATGGACATCAGTTTGGAGCGTGCTGCAGGCGACCTGTACGCATCGCCTTGGAACGCGTTTCGCTTCGTCACGATGCCCCTGCTTTTTCCAGGCGTACTCGCGGGCTTTATCCTCGCCTTTGTCACTTCGCTGGATGACGTCGTGATCACCGAATTCGTAAAGACTGCCGGCCAGGATACGCTGCCAACCTACATGCTGGGCCAAGTCCGTCGCACAATTACACCCGAGGTGAATGCGATAGCGGCCGCTTTCTTCGTGATCTCCTTGGCGCTGGTCATTTGTATTTACGCCGTCAATCAGCGAACGAAGATCAACTGA
- a CDS encoding ABC transporter substrate-binding protein: MRFTVTSAAFILGLSATVALAEGNLNIYNWGEYTSPELIEKFSKTYNVHVTLTDFDSNDTALAKVRQGASGFDVVVPSQSFVPTYIQEGLLAETNPGQMENAKNLEERWRDPAFDPGRKYSVPWLWYTSGISVNTTAFKGDINTWKVILDPPDELKGKINIVPEMNDIMFAAIKFEGGAWCTSDKALLTQVRDRLVEAKKSWLSIDYAGIQRMATGDVSASLDWSGSALKRRTENHSIAYGLPREGFTYGSDNVVVLKDAPNLENAKLFQNFIMAPENAALNSVYAKYGAAIIGAEKYYSEDMKGAPELVIPDDMKSKGELLTLCDPKISQLYSRIWQDVQK; this comes from the coding sequence ATGAGATTCACCGTCACATCCGCCGCATTTATTCTTGGCCTGAGCGCCACCGTCGCCCTGGCTGAAGGCAATCTCAACATCTACAACTGGGGCGAATACACCAGCCCCGAACTGATTGAAAAATTCTCAAAAACATACAACGTCCATGTGACGTTGACGGATTTCGATTCCAACGACACGGCACTCGCAAAGGTGCGCCAAGGGGCCTCCGGATTTGATGTCGTAGTTCCGTCGCAGAGCTTCGTCCCCACCTATATTCAGGAAGGGCTGCTTGCCGAAACAAATCCAGGGCAGATGGAAAATGCCAAGAACCTCGAAGAGAGGTGGCGGGATCCCGCTTTCGACCCAGGCCGAAAATATTCCGTGCCATGGCTTTGGTATACGAGCGGCATAAGCGTCAATACCACGGCCTTCAAAGGCGACATAAATACCTGGAAGGTGATTCTGGATCCGCCGGACGAACTGAAGGGAAAGATCAATATCGTTCCCGAGATGAACGATATCATGTTCGCCGCGATCAAGTTCGAAGGCGGCGCATGGTGCACAAGCGACAAGGCTTTGCTCACCCAGGTCCGTGACCGCCTGGTTGAGGCCAAGAAGAGTTGGCTGTCAATCGACTATGCCGGCATACAGAGAATGGCCACCGGAGATGTCTCGGCCTCCCTCGACTGGAGTGGTTCCGCGTTGAAGCGGCGTACTGAAAACCACAGCATCGCTTATGGCCTTCCCAGAGAGGGCTTCACCTATGGCTCTGACAACGTGGTGGTGCTGAAGGATGCTCCAAATCTGGAGAACGCGAAGCTTTTTCAAAACTTCATCATGGCGCCCGAAAACGCAGCGTTGAATTCGGTCTATGCCAAATATGGAGCGGCCATTATCGGCGCCGAGAAATACTACTCCGAGGATATGAAGGGTGCGCCGGAACTTGTCATTCCCGACGACATGAAATCAAAGGGCGAGCTTTTGACGCTTTGCGATCCAAAGATCTCGCAGCTCTACAGCCGCATCTGGCAGGACGTCCAGAAGTAG
- a CDS encoding ABC transporter permease — MASLEFARLKTESRTRWLLISPALLVVIIGAIAPLLVIVIYSFLTPGPTGGVNFTPSFEAWTRVLFDRDLFDDTVTLSGTNLEILLRSLLLSLVTTLLCLLAGFPTAYFIATRNPLNREVWLLLVTVPFWTNLLIRTFAIQDLIRNEGIINTLLLKAGLISEPIQMLFTNFAICLGLVYVYLPLMILPVYASLERLDRNLLEAASDLYARPFKVLWEVIVPLAQPGIVAGSILVFIPAIGTYVTPILLGGGRKLMIGNYIELQFGQGRDWPFGSALSLTLMGIVMVALLVYIRHGDTHGHEHG, encoded by the coding sequence ATGGCTAGTCTTGAATTCGCACGGTTGAAAACAGAGAGCCGAACGCGCTGGCTTTTGATTAGTCCTGCCTTGCTCGTCGTCATCATCGGCGCGATCGCACCGCTTCTGGTCATCGTGATTTACTCATTCTTGACCCCTGGTCCTACAGGCGGCGTGAATTTTACGCCGTCTTTCGAGGCCTGGACGCGCGTGCTCTTCGACCGTGATCTTTTCGATGACACCGTGACGCTGTCTGGGACGAACCTCGAGATTCTGCTGCGCTCGCTTCTCCTGTCGCTGGTGACCACTTTGCTGTGCCTGCTCGCAGGATTTCCTACAGCTTATTTCATCGCGACCCGCAATCCACTCAATCGGGAAGTCTGGCTTTTACTTGTCACGGTCCCCTTTTGGACAAATCTCCTTATCCGCACGTTCGCCATACAAGATCTCATCCGGAACGAAGGAATCATCAATACCCTTCTGCTCAAGGCGGGATTGATCTCTGAACCGATCCAGATGCTGTTCACGAATTTCGCGATTTGCCTCGGCCTGGTCTACGTCTATCTTCCTCTGATGATCCTGCCTGTTTATGCAAGTCTGGAACGGCTGGATCGAAACCTGCTCGAGGCAGCGTCCGACCTTTACGCCCGTCCATTCAAGGTGCTTTGGGAGGTCATCGTACCACTTGCCCAACCGGGCATCGTTGCTGGCTCCATTCTCGTTTTCATCCCTGCAATCGGTACCTATGTCACCCCCATCCTGCTCGGTGGCGGCAGAAAACTCATGATCGGCAACTATATCGAATTGCAGTTCGGCCAGGGACGGGACTGGCCGTTCGGCTCCGCTCTTTCGCTGACCCTTATGGGCATCGTGATGGTGGCGCTGCTCGTCTATATCCGTCACGGCGACACCCACGGACACGAACATGGCTAA
- a CDS encoding histone deacetylase family protein — MKTIFSPKQQEHQGQCEFYNGAVVEGYENTSRATFITSRIEEVRLGPVLDPRPQSLDTAKRIHSTAYLDFTASAWRLWREAGRTGTALPYAWPARGRYKDVAPDSIDALLGLYSIDASTGFVEGTWEAVKASHDSALTAADLIIEGEQACFALCRPPGHHAGIDFNGGYCFINNAAVAAQRLMDAGASRVTILDIDYHHGNGTQEIFYMRDDVQVVSLHADPRNDYPFFAGYADERGSGSGEGFNLNLPLPDGTDWTQWESALEFALGSIRQRGPDVVVISLGVDTFEGDPISRFRLSHSHFPLIGAHLAGLGTKTLFVLEGGYAVEDIGVNVVGVLSGFEDAIRR; from the coding sequence ATGAAAACCATTTTCTCGCCGAAACAACAGGAACACCAGGGTCAATGCGAATTTTACAATGGCGCTGTTGTTGAAGGTTACGAGAACACGTCGCGCGCAACCTTCATAACAAGCCGGATCGAAGAGGTGCGTCTAGGGCCCGTCCTTGACCCGCGACCGCAATCCTTGGACACCGCCAAACGAATTCACTCAACTGCCTATCTCGATTTTACAGCGTCAGCGTGGCGGCTTTGGCGAGAAGCTGGACGCACGGGCACAGCTCTTCCTTACGCTTGGCCGGCGAGAGGCAGGTATAAGGATGTTGCCCCAGACTCTATCGATGCTTTGCTCGGACTGTACTCGATCGATGCCAGTACAGGCTTTGTTGAAGGCACCTGGGAAGCCGTCAAGGCTTCGCATGACAGTGCCCTTACTGCGGCAGATTTGATCATCGAGGGCGAACAGGCTTGTTTTGCCCTTTGCCGTCCCCCCGGCCATCACGCCGGAATCGATTTCAACGGCGGCTACTGTTTTATCAACAATGCTGCCGTCGCCGCGCAACGCCTGATGGACGCTGGGGCTTCAAGAGTGACAATTCTCGACATCGACTATCACCATGGGAACGGCACACAAGAGATATTCTACATGCGCGATGACGTTCAGGTTGTCAGCCTTCACGCCGATCCCCGCAATGATTATCCATTTTTTGCTGGCTATGCGGATGAACGAGGTTCCGGCAGCGGAGAAGGGTTCAACCTCAACTTACCGCTTCCGGATGGCACCGACTGGACGCAATGGGAGAGCGCACTAGAATTCGCGCTTGGCAGCATCCGGCAGCGTGGCCCTGACGTAGTCGTCATCTCCCTTGGCGTTGACACCTTCGAAGGCGATCCGATCAGTCGCTTCCGGCTTTCGCACAGCCATTTTCCTCTTATTGGCGCCCACCTGGCCGGCCTGGGGACGAAAACCCTGTTCGTTCTGGAGGGCGGCTATGCTGTCGAAGACATCGGCGTAAACGTCGTCGGGGTTCTTTCTGGCTTTGAGGATGCCATCCGCCGTTGA
- a CDS encoding cysteine hydrolase family protein, with translation MARAILVIDVQKAYTDPASPLHCVGNADVIANINAIVAAAETAGDLVVHIRHVHRADSSDAGRMFDFSGKVGELGFVAGTEEVDDDPRLRISTGALTISKQRYSSFVGTGLDRMLRERSINRIVVTGFMTNFCCEATARHGHDLDYFVDFPVDATGCPDLSETATQDTIKAGTAATLAAGFARVMTTAEWLTVFQAR, from the coding sequence ATGGCGCGCGCAATCCTTGTGATCGACGTTCAAAAAGCCTATACCGATCCGGCTTCGCCCTTGCATTGCGTCGGCAATGCCGACGTGATCGCCAACATCAACGCTATCGTGGCCGCGGCCGAAACGGCGGGCGACCTCGTGGTTCACATCCGCCATGTCCATCGTGCGGATAGCTCGGATGCCGGCCGAATGTTCGATTTCAGTGGCAAGGTGGGCGAACTCGGATTTGTCGCGGGGACCGAAGAAGTCGATGATGACCCGAGACTCAGGATTTCCACTGGCGCCCTGACGATCAGCAAGCAGCGCTATTCCAGCTTCGTGGGTACAGGGCTCGACCGGATGCTGCGGGAAAGGTCGATAAACCGGATCGTGGTGACCGGATTCATGACCAATTTCTGCTGCGAGGCAACCGCGAGGCATGGGCACGACCTTGACTATTTCGTCGATTTCCCCGTCGACGCGACCGGGTGCCCCGACCTGTCGGAAACGGCAACGCAGGACACGATCAAGGCAGGCACAGCCGCGACCCTGGCCGCAGGCTTCGCAAGAGTCATGACGACAGCGGAATGGCTGACAGTATTCCAAGCCCGATGA